A single region of the Prevotella sp. HUN102 genome encodes:
- a CDS encoding NuoM family protein: MSWILTIFVIIPVLMLLGLWVAKNDNQVRGVMVTGATMLLIGAVWLTVYFVQQRNAGNDAEMLLAQSVMWFEPMNIKFAVGVDGISVVMILLSAIIVFTGTFASWQLEPMKKEYFLWFVLLSSGVFGFFISTDMFTMFMFYEVALIPMYLLIGVWGTGAKEYSAMKLTLMLMGGSGLLIFGILGIYYFSGAQTMDVIELAKLHAMPKEIQNIFFPFVFVGFGILGALFPFHTWSPDGHASAPTAVSMLHAGVLMKLGGYGCLRIAMFMMPDALELWAPVFLVLTTISVVYGALSACVQTDLKYINAYSSVSHCGMVLFALVMTTQTAITGAILQMLSHGLMTALFFACIGMIYHRAGTRDVRYLGGLMKVIPFLAVSYVVAGLANLGLPGFSGFIAEMTIFVGSFQNAGTFHRVCTIVACTSIVVTAVYILRVVGKILFQTIPNQKFYELHDATWDERFSIGALIFCVAGLGLCPLFFQDIIIDAVDPIIKHINVFVPNLGNL; encoded by the coding sequence ATGAGTTGGATATTAACAATATTTGTAATAATCCCCGTATTGATGCTCTTAGGCCTTTGGGTTGCTAAGAATGACAATCAAGTACGCGGCGTGATGGTAACAGGTGCCACAATGTTATTGATAGGTGCTGTTTGGCTTACCGTCTATTTTGTCCAGCAGCGCAATGCTGGCAATGATGCTGAGATGTTATTGGCTCAGTCCGTAATGTGGTTCGAACCGATGAATATCAAGTTTGCTGTCGGAGTGGATGGAATCTCTGTTGTGATGATTTTGCTTTCTGCGATTATCGTTTTCACAGGCACATTCGCAAGCTGGCAGCTCGAACCTATGAAGAAGGAATACTTCCTTTGGTTTGTATTGCTTTCTTCCGGAGTATTCGGCTTCTTCATTTCAACGGATATGTTCACAATGTTTATGTTCTATGAGGTAGCCTTGATTCCTATGTACCTTCTTATTGGTGTATGGGGCACGGGTGCGAAGGAATACTCAGCTATGAAACTTACCCTTATGCTGATGGGTGGTTCAGGTTTGCTGATCTTTGGTATTCTAGGCATCTACTACTTCAGCGGAGCGCAGACAATGGATGTTATCGAGTTGGCGAAGCTGCACGCAATGCCGAAGGAAATTCAGAACATATTCTTCCCATTCGTGTTTGTTGGTTTCGGTATTCTTGGCGCATTGTTCCCATTCCATACTTGGTCGCCCGATGGTCACGCTTCTGCACCAACGGCAGTTTCTATGCTCCACGCAGGTGTGTTGATGAAGTTGGGAGGTTACGGCTGTCTCCGTATCGCAATGTTTATGATGCCCGATGCGCTTGAGCTTTGGGCACCGGTATTCCTTGTGCTTACAACGATTTCTGTTGTTTACGGTGCGCTTTCAGCCTGCGTGCAGACCGACTTGAAGTATATCAATGCCTATTCTTCTGTATCACACTGTGGTATGGTGCTCTTCGCATTGGTTATGACAACGCAGACTGCCATCACAGGTGCTATCCTCCAGATGCTTTCTCACGGTTTGATGACGGCACTCTTCTTTGCTTGTATCGGTATGATTTATCATCGTGCAGGAACTCGCGACGTCCGCTATCTCGGTGGTTTGATGAAGGTTATTCCGTTCCTCGCCGTTTCTTATGTTGTGGCAGGTTTGGCCAACCTCGGTCTTCCGGGTTTCTCTGGTTTCATAGCTGAAATGACCATCTTTGTAGGTTCGTTCCAGAATGCAGGTACTTTCCATCGTGTTTGTACCATCGTAGCCTGTACGTCTATCGTGGTAACTGCTGTATATATCCTTCGTGTGGTAGGCAAGATTCTTTTCCAGACCATTCCTAATCAGAAGTTCTATGAACTCCACGATGCAACTTGGGACGAGCGTTTCTCCATCGGCGCACTCATCTTCTGTGTTGCCGGTCTCGGACTTTGTCCTTTGTTCTTCCAGGATATAATTATTGATGCAGTAGATCCTATCATCAAGCACATCAATGTATTTGTTCCAAATTTGGGTAATCTTTAA
- a CDS encoding NADH-quinone oxidoreductase subunit N: MNYSDFFKMIPEASLIAVLIILFVADFVSANKEVRKWFNPLASVLMLANTIVCLLSMDAQTAFGGMYVTSYAVNVMKAILSFGTFIVVLQSRVWAVKSEKEGEFYMLIVSTLLGMMMMMSSGNFLMFFLGLEMASVPLACAVAFDKYRNNSAEAAAKFIITATFSSGVMLYGISFIYAAYGTFYFDDIAAKLQATPLTVMGLVFFFSGLGFKISLVPFHFWTADTYQGAPTTVTGYLSVISKGAAAFTLLSILFNVFGRMIEQWQVLMMIVIALSITIANLFAVRQGELKRFMAFSSISQAGYIMLAALGGNWTVSVSSLSYYVLIYIVANMSVFTIISVVEQNNGGKTNISDYDGFYKTNPRLSFLMTLAMFSLGGIPPFAGMFSKFFVFMAAVKGADITTTHGAWIYAVLFVALINTVVSLYYYLKIVKAMYINHCDKPLPAFKSDSNTKFALAICTTGIVLFGVCSCIYTWIAGA, encoded by the coding sequence ATGAATTATAGTGATTTCTTTAAAATGATTCCAGAGGCAAGTCTCATTGCCGTTCTGATAATCTTGTTCGTTGCTGATTTCGTATCAGCAAATAAGGAAGTGCGCAAGTGGTTCAATCCTCTGGCCAGTGTATTGATGCTTGCAAACACCATCGTCTGTCTTCTCAGTATGGATGCGCAGACGGCGTTTGGTGGAATGTACGTTACTTCTTATGCAGTCAATGTAATGAAGGCAATCCTTTCCTTCGGTACTTTCATCGTAGTTTTGCAGAGCCGAGTATGGGCTGTGAAGAGTGAGAAGGAAGGCGAGTTCTATATGCTCATCGTCTCAACGCTCTTGGGTATGATGATGATGATGAGTTCAGGCAACTTCCTGATGTTCTTCCTCGGTCTTGAAATGGCGTCTGTGCCATTGGCTTGTGCTGTGGCTTTCGATAAGTATCGCAACAACTCCGCAGAGGCCGCTGCTAAGTTCATCATCACGGCCACATTCTCCAGTGGCGTAATGCTCTATGGTATCAGCTTCATCTATGCAGCTTACGGCACATTCTATTTCGATGATATCGCCGCAAAGTTGCAGGCAACGCCGCTCACGGTTATGGGTTTGGTGTTTTTCTTCAGTGGTCTTGGCTTCAAGATTTCCTTGGTTCCGTTCCACTTCTGGACAGCCGACACCTATCAGGGTGCGCCAACTACGGTAACCGGCTACCTCAGCGTAATCTCAAAAGGTGCTGCCGCTTTCACTTTGCTGAGCATTCTCTTCAATGTCTTCGGCCGTATGATAGAGCAATGGCAGGTGCTGATGATGATAGTCATTGCACTTTCCATTACCATTGCCAACCTCTTCGCAGTTCGTCAGGGCGAGTTGAAGCGGTTTATGGCATTCAGTTCCATCTCACAGGCAGGCTACATAATGTTGGCAGCTCTGGGCGGCAACTGGACGGTTTCAGTATCATCATTGAGCTACTATGTGCTTATCTATATCGTGGCGAATATGTCGGTGTTTACCATTATTTCTGTTGTTGAGCAGAACAACGGGGGCAAGACAAATATCTCGGACTATGATGGCTTCTACAAGACGAATCCCCGTCTTTCCTTCCTGATGACCCTTGCTATGTTCTCATTGGGTGGTATTCCTCCGTTCGCGGGTATGTTCTCTAAATTCTTTGTCTTTATGGCAGCTGTGAAGGGAGCGGACATTACCACCACTCACGGAGCGTGGATCTATGCTGTCCTTTTCGTGGCATTGATCAATACTGTAGTTTCACTTTACTACTACTTGAAGATAGTGAAGGCTATGTATATCAACCATTGTGACAAACCATTGCCAGCATTCAAGTCCGACAGCAACACTAAGTTTGCTTTGGCAATCTGTACTACTGGTATCGTTCTCTTTGGTGTGTGCAGCTGCATCTATACTTGGATTGCCGGAGCGTAG
- the nuoH gene encoding NADH-quinone oxidoreductase subunit NuoH gives MFDFSIIANWFDSLLRTTLGLGDFWTILIECVLVGLAIIIGYAVLAIILIFMERKVCAYFQCRIGPVRVGWWGTLQVFADVLKMLIKEIFVVDKADKLLYYLAPFLVIAASIGTFSFLPWNKGAEVLDFNVGVFLVTAISSIGVLGVFIAGWASNNKYSVLSAMRAAVQMISYELSLGICLISAVILTGTMQISGIVESQTGPWQWLIFQGHIPAILAFLVFLIAGNAEANRGPFDLAEAESELTAGYHTEYSGMGFGFYYLAEYLNLFVISGLATTIFLGGWAPINIGIEGFDTLMNYIPGIVWFLGKAFVVVFLLMWIRWTFPRLRVDQILKLEWKYLMPLSLVILVLMTVCVAFGWTFTA, from the coding sequence ATGTTCGATTTTAGTATTATAGCGAATTGGTTCGATAGCCTTCTTAGGACTACCTTGGGATTAGGCGATTTCTGGACTATTCTTATCGAGTGTGTGTTAGTGGGCTTGGCGATAATCATTGGTTATGCCGTTCTTGCTATCATACTCATTTTTATGGAACGTAAGGTTTGCGCTTATTTCCAGTGTCGTATCGGTCCGGTACGTGTTGGATGGTGGGGTACCTTGCAGGTTTTTGCCGATGTGCTCAAGATGTTGATTAAGGAAATCTTTGTAGTTGATAAGGCTGATAAATTGCTTTACTACTTAGCTCCGTTCCTCGTTATTGCAGCGTCAATCGGTACTTTCTCATTCCTTCCTTGGAACAAAGGTGCTGAGGTGTTGGACTTCAATGTGGGTGTCTTCCTTGTAACGGCAATTAGTTCTATTGGTGTTCTTGGCGTTTTCATCGCAGGTTGGGCAAGTAACAACAAGTATTCGGTACTTTCTGCTATGCGTGCAGCCGTTCAGATGATTTCATACGAACTTTCATTGGGTATCTGTTTGATTTCTGCTGTTATCCTTACGGGTACGATGCAGATATCAGGTATTGTGGAATCACAGACAGGTCCGTGGCAATGGCTGATTTTCCAAGGTCATATTCCTGCTATCCTTGCCTTCTTGGTGTTCTTGATTGCAGGTAATGCCGAGGCTAACCGTGGTCCTTTCGACTTGGCAGAAGCTGAGAGTGAATTGACTGCAGGCTACCATACAGAGTATAGCGGTATGGGATTTGGATTCTACTATTTGGCTGAATACCTGAACCTCTTTGTTATATCCGGTCTTGCAACGACAATCTTCTTGGGAGGTTGGGCACCTATTAATATAGGTATAGAAGGATTTGATACTTTGATGAACTACATTCCCGGTATTGTATGGTTCTTGGGCAAGGCCTTCGTGGTAGTATTCCTCCTTATGTGGATTCGTTGGACGTTCCCGCGTCTGCGTGTAGACCAGATATTGAAACTCGAGTGGAAGTATCTTATGCCATTGAGTCTTGTTATCTTGGTGTTGATGACTGTCTGTGTGGCTTTCGGCTGGACATTCACAGCATAA
- the nuoL gene encoding NADH-quinone oxidoreductase subunit L, whose protein sequence is MFDYAFLILLLPFLSAIVLGLFGMKMPRPVAGIIGTCMLGTLFVLSLYTAYNYFFYTGEYVAGGEIFNVVNGRLNGGEGVFPTVTVFNITWLRFSEFLTFNIGFRLSPISVMMLVVITTVSFMVHIYSFGYMAERDKDYKFEEYEHGFQRFYAYLSLFTMSMLGLVVATNVFQMYLFWELVGVCSYLLIGFYYPKHTAVHASKKAFIVTRFADLFFLIGILFFSFYVGTFNYDLSADASLAGKLTAVAANPETAWAIPTALFLMFIGGAGKSAMFPLHIWLPDAMEGPTPVSALIHAATMVVAGVFQVASMFPIYIKFGAVEQLHWIAYIAAFTAFYAAAVACAQRDIKRGLAFSTISQIAYMLVALGVCYALNNEEGGLGYMAAMFHLFTHAMFKALLFLCSGAIIVIIGSNFKEYMGGLHKYMPITNACFLIGCIAIAGVWPFAGFFSKDEIVAACFQFSPALGWFMTLVSGMTAFYMFRLYYVIFWGKSYYEEDPENRRKPQEVPFVMWGPLVFLAIISIFAGWIPFGHFVSATGEAQEIHLQHFHFSSVAWFSLLAAAIGIGLATWMYKSKENPVADMLAKKMPGLHKAALNRFYIDNAWQFFTHKIVFKFFSIPIAWFDRQVIDGTFNFLAWGTNEAGESIRPWQSGDVRHYAIWFITGTVALTLVILCLI, encoded by the coding sequence ATGTTTGATTACGCATTTTTGATACTTCTTCTCCCATTCCTGAGCGCAATCGTTTTAGGATTGTTTGGAATGAAGATGCCGAGACCGGTAGCAGGTATCATTGGTACTTGTATGTTGGGTACTCTATTCGTACTGAGCCTTTATACAGCTTACAACTATTTCTTCTATACAGGCGAATACGTTGCCGGAGGCGAAATATTCAATGTTGTGAATGGGCGTTTGAATGGTGGCGAAGGAGTTTTTCCAACCGTTACAGTCTTCAACATTACTTGGTTGAGATTTTCAGAGTTTCTGACGTTTAACATTGGTTTCCGCCTGAGTCCTATCAGCGTGATGATGCTTGTAGTTATCACTACTGTGAGTTTTATGGTTCATATCTATTCATTCGGCTATATGGCCGAACGTGATAAGGACTATAAGTTCGAGGAATATGAACACGGATTCCAACGCTTCTATGCATACCTTTCATTGTTTACAATGTCAATGTTGGGTCTTGTAGTTGCAACAAACGTTTTCCAGATGTATCTTTTCTGGGAATTGGTGGGTGTTTGCTCTTATTTGCTTATTGGATTCTATTATCCAAAGCATACTGCTGTTCACGCAAGTAAGAAGGCATTTATCGTAACACGTTTTGCCGACTTGTTCTTCTTAATCGGTATCTTGTTCTTCAGCTTCTACGTGGGTACTTTCAACTACGACCTTTCGGCCGATGCAAGCCTTGCCGGAAAGCTGACAGCCGTTGCTGCAAATCCTGAAACAGCTTGGGCTATCCCGACGGCACTCTTCCTGATGTTTATAGGTGGTGCAGGTAAGTCTGCAATGTTCCCGCTTCACATCTGGTTGCCGGATGCTATGGAAGGTCCAACACCTGTTTCTGCTTTGATTCACGCAGCAACGATGGTTGTTGCTGGTGTCTTCCAAGTTGCAAGTATGTTCCCGATCTACATTAAGTTTGGTGCTGTCGAACAGCTCCACTGGATTGCTTACATTGCAGCATTCACAGCTTTCTATGCGGCGGCAGTAGCTTGTGCGCAGCGCGATATAAAGCGAGGATTGGCATTCTCTACAATTTCGCAGATTGCCTATATGCTTGTTGCATTGGGCGTTTGCTATGCACTGAACAATGAAGAAGGTGGACTCGGCTATATGGCGGCAATGTTCCACTTGTTCACACACGCTATGTTCAAGGCACTCCTTTTCCTTTGCTCCGGTGCTATCATCGTTATTATCGGCAGCAATTTTAAGGAATATATGGGAGGCTTGCACAAGTATATGCCTATCACTAACGCTTGCTTCCTCATCGGGTGTATTGCTATTGCCGGTGTATGGCCGTTTGCGGGCTTCTTCTCTAAGGACGAAATCGTTGCAGCCTGCTTCCAGTTCTCTCCGGCTTTGGGTTGGTTTATGACTCTGGTGTCAGGTATGACAGCATTCTATATGTTCCGTCTGTACTACGTCATCTTCTGGGGTAAGTCTTATTATGAGGAAGATCCTGAGAACCGTCGTAAGCCACAGGAAGTTCCTTTCGTTATGTGGGGACCATTGGTGTTCCTTGCCATTATTTCAATCTTCGCAGGTTGGATTCCATTCGGGCATTTTGTTTCTGCAACTGGCGAGGCACAGGAAATACATTTGCAGCATTTCCATTTCTCAAGTGTTGCTTGGTTCAGCCTTTTGGCGGCAGCAATCGGTATTGGTCTTGCTACTTGGATGTATAAGTCTAAGGAAAATCCGGTAGCAGATATGCTTGCAAAGAAGATGCCAGGACTCCACAAGGCAGCTCTCAACAGATTCTATATAGACAATGCTTGGCAATTCTTCACACATAAGATTGTCTTCAAGTTCTTCTCAATTCCTATTGCTTGGTTCGACCGTCAGGTTATTGATGGCACTTTCAATTTCCTTGCTTGGGGTACAAATGAGGCAGGAGAAAGCATCCGTCCTTGGCAGAGCGGCGATGTTCGCCATTATGCAATATGGTTCATTACAGGAACTGTAGCTTTAACATTAGTAATACTTTGCTTGATTTAA
- a CDS encoding 4Fe-4S dicluster domain-containing protein, with the protein MENKQSYFGEIGAAFKTLTTGLKTTMKEYFTPKSTEQYPENRKTTLHIAKRHRGRLVFKRDESENYKCVACLMCEKACPNGTIRISSEMQTDPETGRKKRQLLDYQYDLGDCMFCNLCVNACNFDAIEFTNDFENAVFDRSQLVIHLNEEVYKGGSLPNVIDGGAEWQVGTFNTKTK; encoded by the coding sequence ATGGAAAATAAACAATCATATTTCGGTGAGATTGGGGCTGCTTTCAAAACCTTGACGACTGGACTGAAAACTACGATGAAGGAGTATTTCACGCCAAAGTCAACAGAGCAATACCCAGAGAACCGTAAAACAACGCTTCATATAGCCAAACGCCATCGTGGCCGTCTTGTCTTTAAGCGTGATGAAAGCGAAAACTATAAGTGTGTCGCTTGCTTGATGTGTGAAAAGGCTTGTCCTAATGGAACAATCCGGATATCAAGTGAAATGCAGACAGACCCGGAGACAGGTAGGAAGAAGCGTCAGTTGCTCGACTATCAGTATGATTTGGGCGATTGTATGTTCTGCAATCTCTGTGTGAATGCTTGTAATTTCGATGCAATTGAATTTACAAACGACTTCGAGAATGCTGTTTTCGACCGTTCACAACTTGTAATCCATCTTAATGAAGAAGTTTATAAAGGTGGTTCTTTGCCAAACGTCATTGACGGTGGTGCTGAGTGGCAGGTTGGAACGTTTAACACTAAAACCAAATAA
- a CDS encoding type I phosphomannose isomerase catalytic subunit, translating into MEMLKFNPILKQVLWGGEKIIPFKHLNESLTKVGESWEISAVKNHESIVANGKYKGMTITELAALLKSDLLGKNNYECFGNEFPLLIKFIDAKQQLSIQVHPDDEKAKAKGFERGKTEMWYIMKSDECAVLHSGLRKQLTPEEYTMMVENDTITEALAEYKVKEGDVFYLPSGRIHSIGAGCFLAEIQQTSDVTYRIYDFKRKDKDGNYRELHTKEAAECIDYTVQEDYKTHYTPVKNEGVELIECPYFTTSVYDINKPMILDYTELDSFVVLIGLGGVGTVEDETGNELSFQAGETILLPAKMNQVKVSGTIKFLETYV; encoded by the coding sequence ATGGAAATGTTAAAGTTCAACCCGATTTTAAAGCAAGTGCTTTGGGGTGGCGAAAAGATTATCCCTTTCAAGCATTTGAATGAATCGCTCACAAAAGTTGGCGAGAGTTGGGAGATTTCTGCCGTGAAGAACCACGAAAGCATTGTAGCCAATGGCAAATATAAAGGTATGACAATAACCGAGCTTGCAGCTTTGCTGAAAAGCGATTTGCTCGGAAAAAACAACTATGAATGTTTTGGAAATGAATTTCCTCTGTTGATAAAATTCATTGATGCAAAACAGCAGTTGTCCATTCAGGTGCATCCCGATGACGAAAAGGCCAAGGCTAAAGGTTTTGAAAGAGGGAAAACTGAGATGTGGTATATTATGAAGAGCGATGAATGCGCCGTTCTTCATAGTGGTTTACGTAAGCAACTTACACCTGAAGAATACACAATGATGGTGGAGAATGACACCATTACAGAGGCTTTGGCTGAATATAAAGTGAAAGAAGGCGATGTATTCTATTTGCCATCAGGACGAATCCATTCTATCGGTGCAGGCTGTTTCTTGGCTGAAATTCAGCAAACCAGTGATGTAACGTATAGAATTTATGATTTCAAACGCAAGGACAAAGACGGAAATTACAGAGAACTTCATACGAAAGAAGCTGCCGAATGTATTGATTATACGGTACAGGAAGATTATAAAACCCATTATACGCCTGTAAAGAATGAAGGAGTAGAACTTATTGAATGCCCTTATTTTACCACATCTGTTTATGACATCAACAAACCTATGATTCTGGATTATACAGAATTGGACTCCTTTGTCGTCTTAATCGGTCTCGGAGGAGTGGGAACGGTTGAGGATGAAACCGGAAATGAACTTTCTTTTCAGGCAGGAGAAACAATACTTCTCCCTGCAAAGATGAATCAAGTGAAAGTTTCGGGTACTATTAAATTCTTGGAAACATACGTTTAG
- a CDS encoding NADH-quinone oxidoreductase subunit J, which translates to MAKLIVFAILAAVILGSAVFCVSTKRIMRAATALLFVLFGVAGLYFLLDYTFLGAAQISIYAGGITVMYIFAIQLVSKRTLQGLSERWLGKRSLFAGIIALIGAVTVVGVSLKNKILSEVISKSTVADTEVSMEVVGKNLMSADKFGYVLPFEFISVFLLACIIGGLVILNIRKKEEVEK; encoded by the coding sequence ATGGCTAAGTTAATTGTATTCGCAATTTTGGCTGCTGTAATACTCGGTTCTGCCGTATTCTGCGTGTCAACAAAGCGTATTATGCGAGCTGCAACGGCATTGCTGTTTGTGCTCTTTGGCGTAGCAGGTCTTTATTTCCTGCTCGATTATACATTCCTTGGTGCTGCACAAATCAGTATCTATGCAGGTGGTATTACGGTAATGTATATCTTCGCTATCCAGTTGGTTAGCAAGAGAACGCTTCAAGGTTTATCCGAACGCTGGCTTGGAAAGAGAAGTCTTTTTGCCGGCATTATTGCGCTGATAGGTGCAGTTACAGTTGTAGGAGTATCCTTGAAGAACAAGATTCTTTCTGAAGTTATTTCAAAAAGTACCGTTGCCGACACTGAGGTTTCAATGGAAGTTGTCGGTAAGAATCTGATGAGTGCCGATAAGTTCGGTTATGTTTTGCCTTTCGAGTTTATCTCAGTATTCTTGTTGGCTTGTATCATCGGTGGTTTGGTAATTCTCAATATTCGTAAAAAAGAGGAGGTAGAAAAATGA
- a CDS encoding DUF1573 domain-containing protein, protein MRPKTFILLLFIIILSIYSIWSNNVDNSSQKSRANMQYADFLIIDSALFNVGEIYEKQGKIGHIFNIFNSSNDTIVINGIRVGCSCINAKVNSHIIGPKSSIELYVVFDPTNRKGRFEKRIFVQLNQGDFYIIPGIYGVVN, encoded by the coding sequence ATGCGCCCCAAGACATTCATTTTATTATTATTTATCATTATATTATCCATATATTCTATATGGAGCAATAATGTTGATAATAGCAGTCAAAAAAGTAGAGCAAATATGCAATATGCAGATTTTTTGATTATAGATTCTGCATTGTTCAATGTAGGAGAAATTTATGAAAAACAGGGTAAGATTGGTCATATTTTTAATATTTTTAATTCAAGTAATGACACCATTGTTATCAATGGGATAAGGGTTGGATGTAGTTGCATAAATGCTAAGGTTAATTCACACATAATAGGTCCTAAAAGCTCAATAGAATTGTATGTTGTGTTTGACCCAACAAATAGAAAAGGACGCTTTGAAAAACGTATTTTTGTACAACTCAATCAAGGAGATTTCTACATAATACCAGGAATTTACGGAGTTGTTAATTAA
- a CDS encoding NADH-quinone oxidoreductase subunit C, producing MKLENKEFGFDRFADEMAKLKNNQHFDYLVTVVGEDFGGEEGLGCIYILENTQTHERCSVKQLAKQVGEEYVIPSVYNLWADADLLEREVYDFYGIKFLGHPDMRRLYLRNDFVGYPLRKDYDMDPAKNMYTTEDDIEVDTTSEWNLGADGKLVETTHRLFTEDDFVVNIGPQHPSTHGVLRLQTVLDGEKVKKIYPHLGYIHRGIEKMCESYTYPQTLALTDRMNYLSAMMHRHALVGVIEEAMGIELSERILYIRTIMDELQRIDNHLLYTSCCAQDLGALTGMLYGMRDREHVLNVMEETTGGRLIQNYYRIGGLQDDIDPNFVANTKALCKYLRPMIQEYLDVFGDNVITHQRFENIGTMNEKDCISYGVTGPAGRASGWRNDVRKYHPYAVYDKVNFEEVVMTNGDSMDRYYCHIKEMYQSLDIIEQLIDNIPEGEFYIKQKPIIKVPEGQWYFSVEGASGEFGAYLDSRGDKSAYRLKFRPMGLTLVGAMDKMLQGLKVADLVTVGAALDFVIPDIDR from the coding sequence ATGAAATTAGAAAACAAAGAATTTGGTTTTGATCGTTTTGCCGACGAAATGGCAAAACTCAAGAATAATCAGCATTTCGACTACCTTGTAACTGTTGTTGGAGAAGACTTCGGTGGCGAAGAAGGTCTCGGCTGTATCTATATTCTTGAAAATACTCAAACGCACGAACGCTGTTCGGTAAAGCAGCTTGCAAAACAGGTGGGCGAGGAATATGTTATTCCTTCTGTCTATAACCTCTGGGCAGATGCTGACTTGTTGGAACGCGAAGTCTATGACTTCTATGGAATCAAGTTCCTCGGTCATCCGGATATGCGCCGTCTCTATTTGAGAAACGACTTTGTGGGTTATCCGCTTCGTAAGGATTACGATATGGATCCTGCAAAGAATATGTACACCACGGAAGATGACATCGAAGTAGACACTACTTCGGAATGGAATCTCGGTGCTGACGGTAAATTGGTTGAAACGACACACAGACTCTTTACCGAGGATGACTTCGTTGTGAACATTGGTCCTCAGCACCCGTCTACTCACGGTGTGTTGCGTTTGCAGACTGTGCTCGATGGAGAGAAGGTAAAGAAGATTTATCCTCATCTTGGCTATATCCATCGTGGTATTGAAAAGATGTGTGAATCTTATACATATCCTCAGACCTTGGCTCTGACAGACCGTATGAACTATCTGTCGGCAATGATGCACCGTCACGCTTTGGTCGGTGTGATAGAAGAGGCTATGGGTATTGAACTGTCAGAGCGCATTCTCTACATCCGTACGATTATGGATGAGTTGCAGCGCATTGACAATCACTTGCTTTACACTTCTTGTTGTGCTCAGGACTTGGGTGCGCTTACGGGTATGCTTTATGGTATGCGCGACCGTGAGCACGTCCTGAACGTAATGGAGGAAACAACAGGTGGCCGTTTGATTCAGAACTATTATAGAATAGGTGGCTTGCAGGATGATATCGATCCGAACTTTGTTGCAAATACAAAGGCACTTTGCAAGTATCTTCGTCCAATGATTCAGGAATATCTTGATGTCTTTGGCGATAACGTCATTACGCATCAGCGTTTTGAGAATATTGGTACGATGAATGAGAAGGATTGCATCAGCTATGGTGTTACTGGTCCTGCCGGTCGTGCGAGTGGTTGGAGAAACGACGTGAGAAAGTATCATCCTTATGCCGTATATGATAAGGTGAACTTTGAAGAGGTAGTTATGACAAACGGCGATTCAATGGACCGCTACTATTGCCATATCAAGGAAATGTATCAGAGTCTTGATATCATCGAGCAGCTTATCGACAATATTCCTGAAGGAGAGTTCTACATTAAGCAGAAACCAATTATCAAGGTTCCTGAAGGGCAGTGGTATTTCTCTGTTGAAGGAGCAAGTGGCGAGTTTGGTGCTTATCTTGATTCACGTGGCGACAAGAGTGCATATCGCTTGAAGTTCCGTCCAATGGGATTGACCCTTGTTGGGGCTATGGACAAGATGCTTCAGGGTCTGAAGGTTGCCGACTTGGTTACGGTAGGTGCTGCGCTCGACTTCGTTATCCCTGATATCGACCGTTAA
- the nuoK gene encoding NADH-quinone oxidoreductase subunit NuoK: protein MIPVEYFFVLSGLLFFIGVFGFVTRRNLVAMLISVELVLNSVDLNFAAFNRLLYPEGYEGMFFTIFSIGVSAAESAVALAIIINVYRHLHSDQVNSIENMKL from the coding sequence ATGATACCAGTAGAATATTTTTTCGTCCTTAGTGGATTGTTATTCTTTATTGGAGTCTTTGGTTTTGTAACCCGTCGCAATCTCGTTGCGATGCTTATCTCCGTAGAGTTGGTTTTAAATAGCGTGGATCTCAATTTTGCGGCATTCAATCGTCTGCTTTATCCCGAAGGATATGAAGGTATGTTCTTCACTATCTTCTCCATCGGCGTAAGTGCTGCCGAATCTGCCGTTGCTCTTGCTATTATTATTAATGTTTACCGTCATCTCCACAGCGATCAGGTGAACAGTATTGAAAATATGAAATTATAA